The following are from one region of the Planctomycetia bacterium genome:
- a CDS encoding DUF1552 domain-containing protein: MTRLSRRSLLRAGAVSIALPFLDAMLPRGLRADTRAAAETPKRMVLIHRPLGTYHPYLVPEKAGPDYVAPRYLKQLEAHRKHLTLFSGIGHRGYPNSHHTESALFTGVAPEGLARADDIHNTVSLDQIVAEQIGGRTRVASLTLNTANCASLSWNRKGVPVPWERSRANLFRRLFIDGTPAEVAREVKRLEHGRSILDGTRDQLKLLSSELGAGDRQRLEVLTGSIREAEVMLRQDEAWAAKPKPVVDAKVKEFEQAEHWVAAQKQWYALVHLALQTDSTRTIVLGLGEQGQQNIPDLLIGHHDASHHGKDPAKIEQFARYEEKEYGVFSTFLDKLVATPEAGGTLLDRTQVMIASSLGDASAHASDNLPVFLAGGGFKHQGHVAFDQKNNYPLSNLFVRMLQQIGVETDRFGSNTGVLSELG, encoded by the coding sequence ATGACACGTCTCTCTCGCCGCTCGTTGCTCCGCGCCGGGGCCGTCTCAATCGCGCTGCCGTTTCTCGACGCCATGCTGCCGCGCGGGCTCAGGGCCGACACCCGCGCCGCCGCCGAGACGCCGAAGCGAATGGTGCTCATCCACCGGCCGCTCGGAACGTATCATCCTTATCTGGTGCCCGAGAAAGCCGGCCCCGATTACGTCGCCCCGCGCTACCTCAAGCAGCTCGAAGCCCATCGCAAGCACCTCACGCTGTTCTCCGGAATCGGGCACCGCGGGTATCCGAACTCGCACCATACGGAATCGGCGTTGTTTACCGGCGTTGCGCCGGAAGGGCTGGCTCGGGCCGATGATATTCACAACACGGTTTCGCTCGATCAAATCGTCGCTGAACAAATCGGCGGGCGGACGCGCGTCGCCAGTCTAACGTTGAACACTGCGAACTGCGCTTCGCTGTCGTGGAACCGCAAGGGGGTGCCGGTGCCGTGGGAGCGCAGCCGCGCGAACCTGTTTCGTCGGCTCTTCATCGACGGCACGCCGGCGGAAGTGGCCCGCGAAGTGAAGCGGCTTGAGCATGGGCGCAGCATTCTCGACGGCACGCGCGACCAACTCAAACTCCTAAGCTCCGAGCTCGGCGCGGGCGATCGGCAGCGTTTGGAAGTGTTGACCGGCTCGATCCGCGAAGCCGAAGTCATGCTGCGGCAAGACGAAGCCTGGGCGGCGAAGCCGAAGCCGGTCGTCGATGCGAAGGTGAAGGAGTTCGAGCAGGCCGAGCATTGGGTGGCCGCGCAAAAGCAATGGTACGCACTCGTGCATCTCGCGCTGCAAACCGACTCGACCCGCACCATCGTGCTCGGGCTCGGCGAGCAGGGGCAGCAGAACATTCCGGACCTGTTGATCGGCCATCACGACGCCTCGCACCACGGCAAAGATCCGGCGAAGATCGAGCAATTCGCACGTTACGAAGAAAAGGAATACGGCGTCTTCTCGACGTTCCTCGATAAGCTCGTCGCCACGCCGGAAGCCGGCGGCACGCTACTCGATCGGACGCAAGTCATGATCGCCAGCAGCTTGGGCGACGCCTCGGCGCACGCTTCCGACAACTTGCCCGTGTTTCTGGCCGGCGGCGGCTTCAAGCATCAAGGGCACGTGGCGTTCGACCAGAAGAACAACTACCCGCTGTCGAATCTGTTCGTGCGCATGTTGCAGCAAATCGGCGTCGAGACCGATCGCTTCGGCAGCAACACGGGCGTGTTGAGCGAGCTGGGCTAA
- a CDS encoding DUF1501 domain-containing protein — MPHDNPCYSRRSLIGSLVGGSMLLPGIVSELLANSSSPASSPADPLAPKSPHFVPRAKRVIFLNMSGGVSHVDSFDYKPRLIADHNQAFQVPAKMLEAFAPNNRVVEKFFKRPQWEFKQRGKSGLWISELFPHIAACADDLCLVRSMRNDHADHFQATLGIHTGSVTFARPSIGSWVSHGLGTVNQNLPSFVVLAPFLPYAGGQVWASDFLPGCHQGTPVTPGPEPIANIQRRQSSAELQTLELGLAATFNRRHLAQRVGDADLTARIQSFETAFGMQAEAPEAFDLTKETEATHQLYGLPRGSTKGFAWQCLVARRLAERGVRFIELIDTGASNNWDSHSDMAAHGPLAKNVDQPIAGLLKDLKARGMLEDTLVVWTTEFGRTPFNTGKDAKGREHHAEVFTSWLAGGGVKGGFSYGASDEHGCAVAEDEVHLHDFHATILHLLGLNHEKLTYRHAGRDYRLTDVAGRVVKDLFA; from the coding sequence ATGCCGCACGACAACCCCTGCTACTCCCGTCGCTCGCTGATCGGCTCGCTCGTGGGCGGGTCGATGCTGCTCCCCGGCATCGTCTCCGAATTGCTGGCGAATAGCAGCTCGCCGGCTTCCTCGCCTGCCGATCCGCTTGCTCCGAAGTCGCCGCACTTCGTGCCGCGCGCCAAGCGAGTCATCTTCCTCAACATGAGCGGCGGCGTCTCGCATGTCGATTCGTTCGACTACAAGCCCCGCCTCATCGCCGACCACAACCAAGCGTTTCAAGTCCCGGCGAAGATGCTCGAAGCGTTCGCGCCGAACAACCGCGTAGTCGAGAAATTCTTCAAGCGGCCGCAGTGGGAATTCAAGCAACGCGGCAAGTCGGGCCTGTGGATCAGCGAGCTGTTTCCGCACATCGCCGCCTGCGCCGACGATCTCTGCCTCGTCCGCTCGATGCGCAACGACCATGCCGATCACTTTCAAGCGACCCTCGGCATCCACACCGGTTCCGTGACGTTCGCCCGTCCGAGCATCGGCTCTTGGGTCAGCCACGGGCTCGGCACCGTCAACCAGAACTTGCCGTCGTTCGTCGTGCTTGCGCCGTTCCTGCCGTACGCCGGCGGACAAGTGTGGGCCTCCGACTTTCTTCCCGGCTGCCATCAAGGAACTCCCGTCACGCCCGGCCCGGAGCCGATCGCCAACATCCAGCGCCGCCAATCGAGCGCGGAACTGCAAACCCTGGAGCTCGGCCTCGCTGCGACATTCAATCGCCGCCATCTGGCCCAGCGCGTCGGCGACGCCGATCTCACGGCCCGCATTCAATCGTTCGAGACCGCTTTCGGGATGCAAGCGGAAGCGCCCGAAGCCTTCGACCTGACGAAAGAAACCGAAGCGACTCACCAACTGTACGGCCTGCCGCGCGGCAGCACGAAAGGCTTCGCTTGGCAGTGCCTCGTGGCCCGACGCTTGGCCGAGCGCGGCGTGCGCTTCATCGAGCTCATCGATACCGGCGCCTCGAACAACTGGGACTCGCATAGCGACATGGCCGCGCACGGACCGCTGGCGAAAAACGTCGACCAACCGATCGCCGGTCTGCTGAAAGATCTCAAAGCTCGCGGGATGCTCGAAGACACGCTCGTCGTCTGGACCACGGAGTTCGGCCGCACGCCGTTCAACACCGGCAAAGATGCCAAAGGCCGTGAGCATCATGCCGAAGTGTTTACGTCGTGGCTCGCCGGAGGGGGAGTCAAAGGTGGTTTCAGCTACGGCGCGAGCGACGAGCACGGTTGCGCCGTCGCCGAAGACGAAGTCCATCTCCACGACTTCCACGCCACGATTCTGCATCTCCTCGGCTTGAACCACGAGAAGCTCACCTATCGCCACGCCGGCCGCGACTACCGCCTAACCGATGTCGCCGGCCGCGTCGTGAAAGACCTCTTCGCCTAA
- a CDS encoding DUF2341 domain-containing protein, protein MPQAVVVSFSVLLLVLLGATRAPAQYDGWQRSASFYILTTPEGANLPASAVVEDFPLLVRLQRDSFDFAQAQPHGEDLRFATAAGLALPYQIENWDAERGEAAVWVRVPKIVGNAQQELRMFYGKADAKSESNGKAVFNDANGYVSTWHLGATVVDEVGTLPSKDVDTTIVPGMIGSGRHFAGKQGIFCGDKIPNYPSGGSNHSTEAWFRAERPNATIIGWGNEGGNRGSKIRMLLRSPPHLHIDSDFSDVDAPEILPLNEWVHVVHTYSGGEGRIYLNGALAGSGNPKLDIKTPARLWLGGWYHNYDFLGDLDEVRVSSVARSADWIKLQYENQKTQHTAVGPPVRPGNELAVSATQLKVAEGGKATITAQAGGARKLSWVLKRNGRETVVATDRFSYTFAADRTTATESLTLELRAVYEREVKTKQIMITVGNEIPEPRFTLGAPTAWDGRQAIEVVPQIANLAEMQAAGADKLNYVWTVDGIAVLKQEEPGKLLLTRAQNSGAMRVSLAIDNGGAKITAATVVAVQEPPLGSDPWIPRQPSADERPEDNQFFARDDVSSSVSNGATNTPGEATLHYAGTLAAEADSVFLRVFADDQPYRSVSGKLSAEKRYALSVKLKPGLIKYRTEFGSKSGDRETVLHTAGNLVCGDAFLIIGQSNAVATDFGKENPLSPSEWIRTFGATDGSPQGSRLKLWAAAQARSPGGKSEIGYWGMELARRLVESRKVPICILNGAVGGTRIDQHQRNPADPTDVATIYGRLLWRVREAKLTHGIRAVFWHQGENDQNADGPTGKFGWETYRRYFIDLAAAWKGDYPNVGNYYTFQIWPKSCSMGTKGSDNRLREVQRTLPDAFSNLSVMSTLGIKPPGTCHFPKEGYAEFARLLYPLVQRHTYREQIEGSLTPANLKRAYFAAGKPEELVLEFDQEVVWNDALTGQFYLDGVAKQVTSGKAAGNRITLRLAGPSRAAKVTYLDSAAWSPDNLLYGANGIAALTFCEVPISAE, encoded by the coding sequence ATGCCCCAGGCGGTCGTCGTTTCGTTTTCGGTTCTCTTGCTGGTTCTTTTAGGCGCGACGCGCGCTCCGGCTCAATACGACGGCTGGCAGCGGTCGGCTTCGTTCTACATTCTCACGACGCCCGAGGGAGCGAATCTTCCGGCTTCGGCCGTCGTGGAAGATTTTCCGCTGCTCGTCCGTCTACAGCGCGACTCCTTCGATTTCGCCCAAGCGCAACCGCACGGCGAAGACCTCCGCTTCGCCACGGCCGCGGGCCTCGCGCTGCCGTATCAAATCGAAAACTGGGACGCCGAGCGCGGCGAGGCTGCCGTGTGGGTTCGCGTGCCGAAGATCGTCGGCAACGCTCAGCAAGAGCTGCGCATGTTCTACGGCAAAGCCGATGCGAAGAGCGAATCGAACGGCAAAGCAGTCTTCAACGACGCGAACGGCTATGTGAGCACCTGGCATCTCGGAGCTACCGTGGTCGATGAAGTCGGCACGCTCCCGTCGAAAGACGTCGACACGACGATCGTGCCCGGCATGATCGGCAGCGGACGCCATTTCGCGGGGAAGCAAGGGATCTTTTGCGGCGATAAGATTCCGAACTATCCCAGCGGCGGAAGCAACCACAGCACCGAGGCTTGGTTTCGCGCCGAGCGCCCCAACGCGACGATCATCGGTTGGGGGAACGAAGGGGGAAACCGCGGCAGCAAAATCCGCATGCTGTTGCGCAGCCCGCCGCATCTCCATATCGATAGCGACTTCTCCGACGTCGACGCCCCTGAGATCCTTCCGCTCAACGAATGGGTTCACGTCGTTCACACCTACTCCGGAGGCGAAGGCCGAATCTATCTCAACGGCGCGCTCGCCGGCTCGGGCAACCCGAAGCTCGACATCAAGACCCCTGCACGGCTCTGGCTCGGCGGCTGGTACCACAACTACGACTTCCTCGGCGACTTGGACGAAGTCCGCGTTTCGAGCGTCGCTCGCTCCGCCGATTGGATCAAGCTCCAGTACGAGAACCAAAAGACGCAGCACACGGCGGTCGGCCCACCGGTGCGGCCGGGCAACGAACTCGCAGTCTCTGCTACGCAGCTCAAGGTCGCCGAAGGAGGGAAGGCGACGATCACGGCGCAAGCCGGCGGCGCGCGAAAGCTCTCTTGGGTTCTTAAGCGCAACGGCCGCGAAACCGTCGTCGCCACGGATCGCTTCTCGTACACGTTCGCTGCCGACCGCACGACCGCTACGGAATCGCTGACGCTCGAGCTCCGAGCGGTCTACGAACGAGAAGTGAAGACCAAGCAGATCATGATCACGGTCGGCAACGAGATCCCGGAGCCCCGCTTCACCCTCGGCGCTCCGACCGCTTGGGACGGCCGACAAGCGATCGAAGTCGTGCCGCAGATCGCGAACCTCGCCGAGATGCAAGCCGCCGGCGCCGACAAGTTGAACTACGTTTGGACCGTCGACGGCATCGCGGTGTTGAAGCAAGAGGAGCCCGGCAAGCTGCTTCTCACGCGGGCTCAAAACAGCGGCGCAATGCGAGTCTCGCTGGCGATCGACAACGGCGGCGCCAAGATCACGGCAGCGACGGTGGTCGCCGTCCAAGAGCCCCCGCTCGGCAGCGACCCTTGGATTCCGCGGCAACCATCGGCCGACGAGCGGCCGGAAGACAACCAATTCTTCGCCCGCGATGATGTCTCGAGCAGCGTCTCGAACGGCGCAACCAACACGCCCGGCGAAGCGACGCTGCATTACGCCGGCACCCTCGCGGCCGAGGCCGACTCCGTTTTTCTGCGCGTCTTCGCCGACGACCAGCCGTATCGCTCGGTAAGCGGCAAGCTCTCGGCCGAGAAGCGGTACGCGCTGTCCGTGAAGTTGAAGCCGGGCCTAATCAAGTATCGCACCGAGTTCGGCTCGAAGTCGGGCGATCGAGAGACCGTCTTGCATACGGCCGGCAACTTGGTTTGCGGCGACGCGTTTCTCATCATCGGCCAGTCGAACGCCGTGGCCACCGACTTCGGCAAGGAGAATCCCCTCTCGCCGAGTGAATGGATCCGGACGTTCGGCGCGACCGACGGCAGCCCTCAAGGCTCGCGGCTCAAGCTCTGGGCCGCGGCGCAAGCCCGTAGCCCCGGCGGCAAGTCAGAGATCGGCTATTGGGGAATGGAGCTCGCGCGGCGGTTGGTCGAAAGCCGGAAGGTGCCGATCTGCATCCTCAACGGCGCAGTCGGCGGGACGCGCATCGATCAGCATCAACGCAACCCGGCCGACCCGACCGACGTCGCCACGATCTACGGCCGGCTGTTGTGGCGCGTGCGCGAAGCGAAGCTGACGCACGGCATTCGCGCCGTCTTTTGGCACCAAGGAGAGAACGACCAAAACGCCGACGGGCCGACCGGCAAGTTCGGTTGGGAGACTTACCGCCGCTATTTCATCGACCTCGCCGCGGCTTGGAAGGGCGACTATCCCAACGTCGGTAATTACTACACGTTCCAGATTTGGCCGAAGTCTTGTTCGATGGGGACCAAGGGCTCGGACAATCGGCTGCGCGAAGTCCAGCGGACGCTTCCCGACGCGTTCTCCAACTTAAGCGTCATGTCGACGCTCGGTATCAAGCCTCCGGGCACTTGCCACTTTCCGAAAGAAGGCTACGCCGAGTTCGCGCGCTTGCTCTACCCGCTAGTGCAGCGGCACACGTATCGCGAACAGATCGAGGGCTCCCTCACCCCGGCCAACTTAAAACGCGCCTACTTCGCCGCCGGCAAGCCCGAGGAACTCGTTTTGGAATTCGATCAAGAGGTCGTCTGGAACGACGCTTTAACCGGTCAGTTCTATCTCGACGGCGTCGCCAAGCAGGTAACGTCGGGCAAGGCCGCCGGCAACCGGATCACGCTCCGCCTCGCCGGCCCTTCGCGCGCCGCGAAGGTCACGTATCTCGACAGTGCCGCCTGGAGCCCCGACAATTTACTGTACGGCGCCAACGGCATCGCCGCGCTGACCTTCTGCGAAGTTCCCATCTCCGCCGAATAG
- a CDS encoding metallophosphoesterase: MNTISYTRRRFLGTVGATATTLVLRPSSLRAAGEKRSDLAFVVVTDTHLGYNDKDSAEQQWLKTAAAIDAAPGAFVLHLGDIVDGGREAQYPKYVAGRKLIRKPVHEVPGNHDPAELFRKYVRPDIDMAFDHDWLRVVLLGNAHRDSHDGFITADQISWLTDQCAGAAKQDKLLLFAMHVPVHENKHPDRGWFVKPASGQKEFYALLGSHAERTVAVLHGHFHNGLRGWSDHGPVHEIVFPSALYNQDRGLEKQNAPGYNLPEFRAGFTRVNIRDGAIELSYQPLGAEQPATKTLARKPA, translated from the coding sequence ATGAATACGATTTCTTACACTCGTCGCCGGTTTCTCGGCACCGTCGGCGCAACGGCAACGACGCTGGTGCTGCGACCTTCGTCCTTGCGTGCGGCCGGTGAGAAGCGAAGCGATCTCGCGTTCGTCGTCGTCACGGATACGCATCTCGGCTACAACGACAAAGACTCCGCCGAGCAGCAGTGGCTCAAGACCGCAGCGGCGATCGACGCCGCCCCCGGCGCTTTCGTCTTGCATCTGGGAGACATCGTCGACGGCGGCCGCGAGGCGCAGTATCCCAAGTATGTCGCCGGCCGAAAGCTGATTCGGAAGCCGGTTCATGAAGTCCCCGGCAACCATGACCCCGCGGAGCTCTTTCGGAAATACGTCCGCCCGGATATCGACATGGCGTTCGACCACGACTGGCTGCGGGTCGTGCTGCTCGGCAACGCTCATCGCGACTCGCACGACGGCTTCATCACCGCCGATCAAATCTCTTGGCTCACGGACCAATGCGCCGGCGCCGCCAAGCAAGACAAGCTGCTCCTCTTCGCGATGCACGTTCCGGTGCATGAGAACAAGCACCCGGATCGAGGCTGGTTCGTGAAGCCGGCTTCCGGCCAGAAAGAGTTCTACGCGCTGCTGGGAAGCCACGCCGAGCGAACCGTTGCCGTGCTACACGGGCACTTCCACAACGGGCTGCGCGGCTGGAGCGATCATGGTCCGGTACATGAAATCGTCTTCCCTTCGGCGCTCTACAACCAAGACCGCGGCCTCGAAAAGCAAAACGCGCCGGGCTACAACCTGCCCGAATTCCGCGCCGGCTTTACGCGCGTGAACATTCGCGACGGCGCAATCGAGCTCAGCTACCAACCGCTCGGCGCAGAGCAACCGGCGACGAAAACGCTCGCGCGCAAGCCCGCATAG
- a CDS encoding mandelate racemase/muconate lactonizing enzyme family protein, with translation MKITDVEAIFVSQKQVRAQCDSGQDALIVRVTTDAGITGIGEVDSAPLAAKAVIDGPFSHTISTGLKHLLIGQDPFETERLWHTMYQRTIYSGRRGIGLHAISGIDLALWDIKGKALGLPVWKLLGGGFQKQIRCYASTLFGATPAATGELAKRIRDRGFSAVKFGWAPMGQDAKTDVDLVRQARRGFGDDGDVMIDAGLVWDARTAIQRARAFAEFNIAWLEEPLQPDDYIGYKKLTEASPVHIAAGESESNRQSFIDLMDQGGVDIVQVDLTRCGGFTEAMKIASLAADRGLKVANHGFSTYINVHAALHWLNAIPNALIAEFVVQENTDLREMLTTNNVRQVDGMLPIPDAPGLGIELNEEQVRKFQVA, from the coding sequence ATGAAGATTACCGACGTCGAAGCGATTTTCGTCTCTCAGAAGCAAGTTCGCGCACAGTGCGACAGCGGCCAAGACGCGCTGATCGTCCGCGTGACGACCGATGCGGGCATCACGGGAATCGGCGAAGTCGATAGTGCCCCGCTGGCCGCCAAGGCGGTGATCGACGGACCCTTCTCGCATACGATCAGCACCGGCCTGAAGCATCTGTTGATCGGGCAAGATCCGTTCGAGACGGAACGCCTGTGGCACACGATGTATCAACGGACGATCTATTCCGGGCGCCGCGGAATCGGCCTGCATGCGATCAGCGGGATCGACCTCGCGCTGTGGGATATCAAAGGCAAGGCGCTCGGCTTACCGGTTTGGAAATTGCTCGGCGGTGGTTTTCAAAAGCAGATTCGATGCTACGCGAGCACGCTCTTCGGGGCCACGCCCGCGGCTACCGGCGAACTTGCCAAGCGAATTCGCGACCGTGGGTTCAGCGCCGTGAAGTTCGGCTGGGCCCCGATGGGGCAAGATGCGAAGACCGACGTCGATCTGGTGCGCCAAGCTCGGCGCGGCTTCGGCGACGACGGCGATGTGATGATCGATGCCGGGCTCGTCTGGGACGCACGGACGGCGATCCAAAGAGCCCGCGCGTTCGCCGAGTTCAACATTGCCTGGCTCGAAGAACCGCTGCAGCCCGACGACTACATCGGCTACAAGAAGCTCACGGAAGCGAGTCCGGTGCATATCGCAGCGGGCGAATCGGAAAGCAATCGGCAGTCGTTCATCGATCTCATGGATCAAGGCGGGGTCGATATCGTGCAGGTCGATCTTACCCGCTGCGGAGGGTTCACCGAGGCGATGAAGATCGCGAGCCTAGCGGCCGACCGAGGGTTGAAGGTCGCCAACCACGGGTTCAGCACGTATATCAACGTGCATGCGGCCTTGCACTGGCTCAACGCAATTCCCAATGCCCTGATCGCGGAGTTCGTCGTGCAAGAGAACACCGACCTGCGCGAGATGCTCACGACGAACAACGTCCGCCAAGTCGACGGCATGCTCCCGATTCCGGACGCGCCGGGCCTAGGCATCGAACTCAATGAAGAGCAAGTGCGGAAGTTTCAAGTAGCATAA
- a CDS encoding PSD1 and planctomycete cytochrome C domain-containing protein gives MNRSLPACDATGARTISIVLLSIVCSTPLYAAETAPTNASPAGIEFFERKIRPIFVERCYGCHSTESKKAEGGLLLDSREAILKGGDSGPALVAGDPEKSLLIIAVRQTDKDLKMPPEDKLPAVQLADLGAWVKMGAPDPRLASTAKGSAIASRPKFGMSLEEGRQFWSFRPVQDSKPPQVKNTAWSQTSLDPFILARLEQANVAPAPDADKRTLLRRVTFDLTGLPPTPAEMEAFLADNSSRAFETVVDRLLASPRYGERWGRHWLDVVRYADTCGNASDYPVPQAHKYRDWVIEAFNRDLPYDQFLREQLAGDLLASKTDAERYQRITATGYLAIARRFGGDRTGEHHLTLEDTIDNLGRAVLGSSIACARCHDHKFDPFTMSDYYGLYGIFNSTRYPFPGAEVSRMQADFVPLMPAQEVEALLKPHREKLAKVDAEIKRLEAAVVEAKKAPEVSDKEKADKKKSVAAANAAVAEAKKQRTTVLTETPLVNNAYAVAEGEPANAKIQLRGDPKRLGDETPRHFPAVLGNQTLAEKVPTSGRLQLAEWISDRTNPLTARVMVNRIWQHHFGKGIVQTPNDFGKQGKAPTHPELLDFLAARFVEGGWSIKSMHKLILLSHAWQLSSGDIASGIKQDPTNELFWKQTRHRIDAEGIRDTLLFVSGDLDESRGGAHPFPLAHTWNWSQHKPFTGDYPTRHRSVYLMQQRLRKNRYLALFDGADPSISTGVRLPSTTPLQALFVMNDPLAHTAAEKFAGRLLAATQDEHGRLSMAFQVALTRDPTSDEERECRDFLQQYREKLTALKTPPAQLEQQTWSAFARAFLSSNELIFVD, from the coding sequence ATGAACCGAAGTCTCCCCGCCTGCGACGCGACCGGAGCTCGCACGATCTCGATCGTGCTGCTGTCGATCGTCTGCTCGACTCCTCTATACGCCGCAGAAACCGCTCCCACGAACGCGTCGCCCGCTGGCATCGAATTCTTCGAGCGAAAAATTCGGCCGATCTTCGTCGAGCGCTGCTACGGGTGCCACAGCACCGAAAGCAAGAAAGCCGAGGGTGGGCTGCTGCTCGACTCGCGCGAAGCCATCTTGAAGGGGGGCGACTCGGGACCGGCACTCGTCGCAGGCGATCCTGAGAAGAGCCTGCTCATCATCGCCGTGCGGCAGACCGACAAAGATTTGAAAATGCCGCCGGAAGATAAACTCCCCGCCGTGCAATTGGCCGACCTCGGCGCCTGGGTGAAAATGGGGGCACCCGATCCCCGCCTTGCCTCGACCGCGAAGGGCTCGGCGATCGCATCGCGACCGAAATTCGGCATGAGCCTGGAAGAGGGACGGCAATTCTGGTCGTTCCGACCGGTGCAAGATTCGAAACCGCCGCAAGTAAAAAACACCGCTTGGTCGCAAACCTCGCTCGATCCGTTCATTCTCGCGCGCTTGGAACAAGCGAACGTCGCTCCCGCACCCGACGCCGACAAGCGAACGCTGCTGCGCCGCGTCACGTTCGACCTTACGGGCCTTCCGCCGACTCCGGCGGAGATGGAAGCCTTCCTCGCCGACAACTCTTCCCGCGCGTTCGAAACGGTCGTCGATCGGCTGCTGGCGTCGCCGCGCTACGGCGAGCGCTGGGGACGACACTGGCTCGACGTCGTCCGCTATGCCGACACCTGCGGCAACGCCTCCGATTATCCGGTGCCGCAAGCGCACAAGTATCGCGATTGGGTCATCGAGGCTTTCAACCGCGACCTTCCTTACGATCAATTTCTGCGCGAGCAACTCGCCGGCGACTTGCTTGCGAGCAAGACCGACGCCGAACGGTATCAACGCATCACCGCGACCGGCTATCTTGCTATTGCGCGGCGCTTCGGCGGCGACCGGACCGGCGAACACCATCTGACGCTCGAAGACACGATCGACAATCTCGGTCGAGCGGTTCTCGGGTCGAGCATCGCTTGCGCTCGTTGCCACGATCACAAGTTCGACCCGTTCACGATGAGCGACTATTACGGTCTCTACGGCATTTTCAATAGCACGCGTTATCCCTTCCCGGGAGCCGAAGTAAGCCGGATGCAAGCCGACTTCGTGCCGCTCATGCCGGCGCAGGAAGTCGAGGCGCTGCTCAAGCCGCATCGTGAAAAGCTGGCGAAGGTCGACGCGGAAATCAAGCGTCTGGAAGCCGCCGTCGTCGAAGCGAAAAAAGCTCCCGAGGTCTCCGATAAGGAGAAGGCCGACAAAAAGAAAAGCGTCGCAGCCGCGAACGCCGCCGTTGCCGAGGCGAAGAAGCAACGGACGACCGTGCTGACGGAAACCCCGCTCGTGAACAACGCGTATGCCGTGGCCGAAGGGGAGCCGGCCAACGCCAAGATCCAACTCCGCGGCGATCCCAAACGCTTGGGCGACGAAACTCCGCGGCACTTTCCCGCCGTGCTCGGCAACCAAACGCTGGCGGAAAAAGTTCCGACGAGCGGCCGGCTGCAACTGGCCGAGTGGATCAGCGACCGGACGAATCCGCTGACCGCGCGCGTGATGGTCAATCGCATTTGGCAGCATCATTTCGGCAAGGGAATCGTGCAGACTCCCAACGACTTCGGCAAGCAAGGCAAAGCGCCGACCCATCCGGAGCTGCTCGATTTTCTCGCGGCACGGTTCGTCGAAGGGGGCTGGTCGATCAAGTCGATGCACAAGCTCATTCTGCTTTCCCATGCCTGGCAGCTCTCCAGCGGCGACATCGCCTCGGGCATCAAGCAAGATCCTACGAACGAACTGTTTTGGAAGCAGACGCGGCATCGCATCGATGCCGAGGGGATTCGCGACACGCTGCTGTTCGTCAGCGGCGATCTCGACGAGTCGCGCGGCGGAGCGCATCCGTTTCCGTTGGCGCACACTTGGAACTGGTCGCAACACAAGCCGTTTACGGGCGACTACCCGACCCGCCACCGCAGCGTCTATCTGATGCAACAGCGGCTGCGCAAGAATCGCTATTTGGCGTTGTTCGACGGAGCCGACCCGAGCATCAGCACCGGAGTTCGCCTGCCGAGCACGACGCCGCTGCAAGCGCTCTTCGTCATGAACGACCCTTTAGCGCACACGGCCGCCGAGAAATTCGCCGGCCGGCTGCTCGCCGCAACGCAAGACGAACACGGCCGATTGAGCATGGCGTTTCAAGTCGCGCTCACGCGCGATCCGACGAGCGACGAAGAACGCGAATGCCGCGACTTCTTGCAGCAATACCGCGAGAAACTGACGGCGCTCAAAACTCCGCCGGCGCAATTGGAACAACAAACTTGGTCGGCGTTCGCCCGCGCGTTTCTCAGCAGCAACGAGCTGATCTTCGTCGATTGA